In Cyanobacteria bacterium GSL.Bin1, the following are encoded in one genomic region:
- a CDS encoding Txe/YoeB family addiction module toxin: MRSLVFEGKTWQIYETLRQKDPKLHRALCKILKEMLRGDPTQGTGKPEPLKHNLSGLWSRRLSKRDRVIYKFDDNYICIFAIGGHYDQLPDDK; encoded by the coding sequence ATGAGATCCTTAGTATTTGAAGGGAAGACCTGGCAGATTTACGAAACGTTAAGACAAAAAGATCCAAAACTCCATCGCGCCCTCTGCAAAATTCTGAAAGAAATGCTGAGAGGAGATCCTACCCAGGGAACTGGCAAACCGGAACCGCTTAAGCATAATTTATCAGGATTATGGTCTCGACGATTATCTAAGCGCGATCGCGTAATTTACAAATTTGATGACAATTATATTTGTATCTTCGCGATTGGTGGACATTATGACCAATTGCCAGACGATAAGTAG
- a CDS encoding D-alanine--D-alanine ligase, whose product MSKIRVGLLFGGCSGEHEVSIRSASAIAQALQTEHNALKYSLIPFYIQENGIWQAGTVAEQALKEQTPPAKSASGERWQFPAAASTIDVWFPILHGPNGEDGTVQGLLKLMQVPFVGSGVLGSALGMDKLAMKTAFAQAGLPQVKYKGIQRDQIWSSPCVFPKLCDEIEEEINYPCFVKPANLGSSVGISKAKTRSELEAALDLAANYDRRIIVEQGIVAREVECAILGNEDPQASVVGEIKYTTDFYDYETKYTEGKAELYIPAPLPDPIFKQVQELAKQAFTVVDAAGLARVDIFYEEQTEEVYLNEINTLPGFTATSMYPRLWEATGIPFSELVDRLIQLGIQRYHSE is encoded by the coding sequence ATGAGTAAAATACGGGTTGGATTATTATTTGGTGGATGTTCTGGAGAACACGAGGTATCCATTCGTTCTGCAAGCGCGATCGCGCAGGCACTGCAAACGGAACATAACGCACTCAAATATAGTCTAATTCCCTTTTATATTCAAGAAAATGGGATCTGGCAAGCCGGAACCGTTGCTGAACAAGCGCTAAAAGAGCAAACTCCCCCAGCCAAGTCAGCCTCAGGGGAAAGATGGCAGTTTCCTGCAGCAGCCAGTACGATTGATGTCTGGTTTCCAATCTTGCATGGTCCTAATGGGGAAGATGGAACGGTCCAAGGCTTACTGAAATTAATGCAAGTTCCCTTCGTTGGTAGCGGTGTGCTTGGCTCAGCGTTAGGCATGGATAAATTAGCGATGAAAACGGCGTTTGCTCAGGCTGGATTGCCGCAAGTGAAGTATAAAGGAATCCAGCGCGATCAAATTTGGTCGAGTCCCTGTGTCTTCCCCAAACTCTGTGATGAAATTGAGGAAGAAATTAACTATCCCTGTTTTGTTAAGCCAGCCAATCTGGGCTCATCTGTCGGCATTTCTAAAGCGAAAACCCGGTCTGAACTTGAAGCTGCTCTTGATCTAGCCGCAAATTATGACCGCCGGATTATTGTAGAACAAGGGATTGTTGCCAGAGAAGTTGAATGTGCCATTTTAGGGAATGAAGATCCCCAAGCTTCAGTTGTCGGAGAAATTAAGTATACAACTGACTTTTACGACTATGAAACAAAATACACCGAAGGCAAAGCAGAACTTTATATTCCCGCCCCCCTTCCCGATCCAATCTTTAAACAGGTTCAAGAACTAGCAAAACAAGCGTTTACCGTGGTGGATGCAGCTGGCTTAGCCCGGGTCGATATTTTTTATGAAGAGCAAACAGAAGAAGTCTATCTCAACGAAATTAATACCCTTCCTGGCTTTACAGCAACCAGTATGTATCCCCGGTTATGGGAAGCAACGGGCATTCCTTTTTCGGAATTGGTTGATCGTTTGATTCAACTCGGTATCCAACGTTATCACTCGGAGTAA